Within Desulfobacter sp., the genomic segment TAAATTCCTGGCAGTAGGGATTTGGGAATTATCGGATAGGTTTTTTTTGAAAGCGGCAAATGGGTGTTGACAAACGGAAACCGCCCTGTTATATTCAGCCGCTAATGCGGGCATAACTCAGTTGGTAGAGTGCAAGCTTCCCAAGCTTGATGTCGCGAGTTCGAGCCTCGTTGCCCGCTCCATCTTTTTAGGTATGGGATGGCAGATTTGTTCCATTTAATGGGGTAAAATATGATCTGAGCCAAGGCTTACGGCGAAGATTTGTTGGGTTTGTACTAACGGGAACGGGCATCTGCCCGTTTTTGTATTTGTGGAAGATATAAAAGGTTGCTTTAAGACATGGGATTTATCAGACAGAAAGAATTGGGCAGGATTGAACTAAAGGTTCATGAGGTGGCAGCACCGCTGTTCGCAGCTGAAAAATATGAGTTGGTCCATGTCGAGTGCGTCACCAGCAACCGGGAGAAGATCGTTCGGCTTTACATGGATAAACCCGGCGGGGTCACCCTGGACGACTGCGTGTCCGTCAGCCGGGAACTGGGGGACCTCATAGACGTACACATCGAAGAGATCGGCAGCTACAGGCTTGAGGTCTCTTCCCCGGGCCCCAACCGCCCCTTGAACACCAGAGAAGATTTTCTGCGGTTTGAAGGACAGCGGATTAAGATTGAACTCCATGAGCCGATCAGCGGCCAGAAAAAGTTCACCGGGATTCTTGAGAAGACTAACAATGATTCTGTTGTAATTGCAGTTGATGGTAAGAGCCTCGAAATTGACGGGATGATGATCACCAAGGCAATGCTCGCAGGTCAGTAATTTGGAGAACACTTAACATGTTTATCACAGATATAAAAAGGGTAATTGACCAGGTAAGCCGTGAAAAAGGGATTGATGCCGAAGTACTCATCAACACCCTGAAAGAGGCCATCATTTCGGCTGCCAGGAAAAAAATCGGACCCAGGGCGGATATTGAAGTCCATTATGATGAGAAAAGTGGTGATGTTGAAGTCTTCCATTTTAAAGAGGTGGTCGAAGAGGTTGAATACCCGGACAGCGAACTGACCCTTGACGAGGGCATGGAATATGATCCTGAATGTGAAATCGGCGACTCTTTAGGTATCCGCATTGATACCGAGGAATTCGGCCGCATTGCCGCCCAGTCCGCCAAACAGGTGATTATCCAGAAAATGAGAGAAGCCGAGCGCAACGCCGTCTATGAAAATTTCATCCATAAAAAGGGTAAAATCATCAACGGCATTGTCCAGCGTTTCGACCGGGGCAGTATTGTGATCAATCTCGGGCAGGCCGAAGCCGTCCTGCGGCCCCGGGAGCAGATGCCCAAAGAAAATTATAAGCGGGGCGACAGAATCCGCGCCTATGTTCTGGACGTGCTTGAAGAGTCCAAGGGTGCCCAGATTCTATTGTCCAGAACACATCCTGAATTCCTTGTTGAACTATTCAAGACCGAAGTGCCGGAAGTGGCCGAGGGAATCGTGACCATCCGGGGTGCCGCCCGTGTGCCGGGAATCCGGGCCAAGGTGGCGGTATCTTCCATGGATTCCGATGTGGATCCCGTCGGTGCCTGTGTGGGCATGAAGGGAAACCGGGTGCAGAACATCGTCCAGGAACTGAGGGGCGAGAAAATCGATATTGTCCAGTGGAGCCCTGACATTGCGCGCTTTGTCTGCAATGCCCTGTCTCCGGCTGAGATTGCTAGGGTCATCATTGATGAGGACAACCAGTCCATGGAGGTTATTGTCAATGACGAGTACCTGTCCATTGCCATCGGCAAGGGCGGGCAGAACGTGTCTCTGGCCTGCGAAATTACCGGATGGCATCTCGAGGTAACCTCGGAAGAGGATTACAGCCGTGAGGTCAAAGAAGGATATGACAGCCTCATGAGGCTGACCGGCGTCGGCCTGCCCATGGCCGAAGTGCTGTTTAAGGCCGGATATGCGTCACTCTATGATGTTCTGGAGGCTCCGGTTGAGGATATTGCCGGGCTCATGGGCATTCACCCCGAGGACGCGATACTTGTCATCCAGGAAGCCGGGCAGATCATTGAGGCGGACCGCCTCGGTGCAGATGCCTTTGCCGAGGACGGCGGGGCCGGAGAGCTTGAGGCCGGGGGTGAGATGGTTGAAGGCGAGATGCCCGAATACGAAGATGAAGCCGAAGAATCGGCAGACGAAAAAGATACCCAGGATGAGGGTCCTGATGATGCAGATCAGGACGAGATCATTGACTAGGTTGCATCGGTAAAGCGACGGGAAAAGATTAGAATCAATAAAAGAGGATTACTGGGGGCAACGAATGGCGAAGGTCAGAGTATATGAGTTGGCTAAAGATCTCAACATGACAAATAAACAGCTGCTCAACAAGATGAAGGAATTGAAAATTCAAGTAAAAAGCCATATGAGTTCTCTGGAAGACAGCGCTGTAATTGAGATCAAAAACAGCTTGTTTGGAAAGAAGAAACAGCAGACTGATGTGAAGGTGAAGCCCTCTGTTATCCGCCGCCGGAAAGCAAAAGCGGTTGAGTCCGATGTGCCGGAGGCCGAAGAAATTCCTGTTGAGGATGATGAGGTGGAGGCCGATACCGCCGAGGCACCCCTGTCCAAGGAAACACCGACTGAAACACCCGAGGCCCAGGCCCCAGAAGCGTCTACTGACGCACCGGAAGAGCCTGTGGCTGAAGATGAGAAAAAGGCTGAGCCTAAGCCCATGGCCAAGAAGAAAACGAAAACAAAAAGTGCTGAACCGGCAAAAATCATCCGGCCTGCCAAGGTTGAGGAAAAGCCCGAACCGGCGCCGGAACCGGTCGCTGAACCTGTACAGGAGGCCGCGCCCGTAAAAGAGGCTCCGGCAGAAAAGCCCGTTTCAGCACCTGAGGCACCTGCCGTCGAGACAGCAAAAACCGCTTCGGCCGATTCAAAAGAGGAACCCGCCAAGACGGCGCCTGAGTCAGAAGCATCCGCTGAGGAGGCTGTCGAGGCCACACCTGCTCCCGAAACGAAAAGCGACCCGAGCCAGGCAGCAGAAGATAAGGCTGCAGGCAAAAAGAAAAAGAAAAAGTCCAAATCCACGCCGGCAAAGATTGTCAGGGTGGCGGACCCCGCCGTCCTGGAGAATATCCGGCGGATGCGGCCTTCCGAAGATAAAAAAGCGGGTGGGAATGGCAGACCTGCTGCCGCCAGAAACGGCGGCCAGAGCCAGCCGGCTGCCCCTGGAATGGTAATGCCGCCTGAACCGGGAGCGGATCCCCGCAAAAAGAACTGGGGCCGGGACCTGCCCCCCGTTGATGGTCCGGGCGCCGGCAAAAAGAAACGGCGGAAGAAAAAAGCCGTTGTTGAGCGGGACGATTTGTACAGGGGCCGCGGCCGTAAAAAACGGGGTAAAAAGGAAACCCGGGGTAAAAAGGGTGCCTTCCAGAAGACCCAGATCACCACACCCAAGGCTATCAAGCGCCGTGTCAAAATTGATGATGCCATTGAATTGGCGGAACTGGCCAAGCGGATGGGCATCAAGGCCAACGAGATGATTGCCAAGCTCATGGGCATGGGCGTCATGGCCACCGTAAACCAGACCATTGATTATGACACCGCCTCCCTTGTGGCTGCCGAATTCGGGTTTGAAGTGGAAAAGGCCAGCTTTGAAGAAGAGGCCCTCCTCCATGTCACCGAAGAAGAAACAGATGACGACAATATGGAAGAATGCCCGCCTGTGGTTACCATCATGGGCCATGTCGACCACGGCAAGACTTCTCTGCTGGACGTGATCCGGGAATCCAAGATCACTTCCGGAGAGGCCGGCGGTATTACCCAGCACATCGGTGCCTATAATGTTGAAACCCCCAACGGCGGCCGGATTACATTCCTGGACACCCCGGGCCATGCCGCCTTTACCGCCATGCGGTCCAGGGGCGCCAAGGTCACGGATATCGTTATCCTGGTCGTTGCTGCCGATGACGGGGTGATGCCCCAGACCATTGAGGCCATCAACCATGCCAAAGCCGCAGATGTTCCGGTTGTTGTGGCCGTGAACAAAATGGACAAGGCCGGGGCAGACCCCGACCGGATCATGCGCGAGCTTTCCGAGCATGACCTGCTGGCGGAAGACTGGGGCGGCAGCGTGATCTTTGTGAAGGTCTCCGCCAAAACCGGCGAGGGCATTGACGAGCTGCTGGAAATGGTCCTGCTTCAGGCCGAAGTTCTGGAACTGCAGGCCAACCCGGACAGAAACGCCAGCGGTTACGTGGTTGAATCCCGCCTGGATACCGGCCGGGGCTCAGTGGCCACCGTGCTGGTGAAGCAGGGTACCCTCAAAGACGGGGATCCCATTGTCTGCGGGCTGCATTCCGGACGCATCCGCGCCATGATCGATGACACCGGTTCCCGGATCAAGGAAGCCGGTCCCTCCATGCCCGTGGAAATTGTCGGGCTGACCGGCGTTCCCGATGCCGGTGACGAATTCATTGCCGTTGCTTCGGACAAGGATGCCAAGCAGATCGCCGGCCACCGCATGCAGAAACAGCGGGCCAAGGAACTGGCCAAGAAAAGCCGGGCCAACCTTGAAAAAATGTTCGAGAACCTGGGCTCCGCCGAGGTCAAAGAACTCAAACTTATTGTCAAGGCCGACGTGCAGGGCTCCATTGAGGCCCTTAATGACTCCCTCAAGGATCTGGCCAAGGAAGAGGTGGATGTCAAGATCGTTCATTCCGGCGCCGGCACCATCAATGAGTCCGACGTTGCCCTGGCCGCAGTATCCGATGCCATCATCATCGGCTTCAACGTCCGGCCCAACCCCCAGATCCGGAAGCTGGCCAAGGACGAGAATGTGGATATGCGCTTCTATGATATCATCTACGATGTCATCAATGATATCAAGGCGGCCCTGGACGGCATGATGCCCTCCACCTTCCACGAAATCATCATCGGCCGCGCCGAGGTCCGGGATACCTTTGTGGTACCCAAGATCGGAACCATCGCCGGCTGCGCCATCACCGACGGCAAGGTGATCCGGGGCAAAAAGGTCCGGCTGCTCAGGGACGGCGTCATCAAATGCGATACGGAACTCTCCTCCCTGCGCCGGTTCAAGGACGATGTCAAGGAAGTGGAACAGGGCTTTGAGTGCGGTATCGGCCTTGAAAAGTACAATGACATCAAGGTGGGCGATGCCATTGAATGTTATGAAGTCGAAGAACGGAAATATCAGGGGTAAGTCCTATTATGAAACCCTATACCCGTGCAGACCGAGTCTCAAACGCCATTCAGACGGCCATCACCGACCTGCTGTCCAGGAAAATCCAGGACCCCCGGCTGGAGATGGTCACGGTGTCCGGTGTGAAACTGTCACCGGACCTGAGCATTGCAACGGTCTACGTCACCGTGTTCGGAGACGACAAAAGAAAGCAGGATGCCCTGGACGGATTTAGAAAATCCAAGGGGTATATCAAAAAGAGCATTGCGCCCAAGCTGGGTCTCAAGTTTATGCCTGAACTGCGGTTCTTCCTCGACGACACCTTCGACCGTGCCGCCCGTCTGGATGCCCTGATCGATGCCGCTCCCAAGGGTGAAGGCCGCGAGGACACCGAAGACAAGGACGGGGAAGAATAAAACGTCCGGCATTTTCCATGAAAGACGGCATTCTTGTTGTAAATAAACCCGAAGGATTATCCTCGGCCGGAGTGGTCGGCCGGTTGAAACGGATCCTGAAGGTAAAAAAAATCGGGCATACCGGCACTCTGGATCCCTTTGCCACCGGTGTCCTGCTCATTGCTGTGGGCAAGGCAACCCGGATATCCAGGTTTTTTCTGGACGGCAGCAAGGCCTACCGGGCCCGGGTCACCTTGGGGGTTGAAACCGATACCTACGACTGCACGGGCCGGGAAACATTCCGGGCGGATCCAGGCGACCTGGCCGGTATAACAGAAGCTGCGCTATCCCGGGTGGTGGCAGGATTCTCCGGGGTCCAGGAACAGGTGGCGCCGGCCTATTCAGCCCTCAAGCACGAGGGGCAGCCCTTATACAAGCTGGCCCGCCAGGGCAAACCCGTCCAAAAACCGCCGAGGCAGATTGAAATCCACCGGATTGCCATGGAACGCCTGGAGACTTCTCCCCAGGGACTTCCCGAGTTCAACCTGGATGTGCATTGTTCAGGCGGCACCTATATTCGCAGTCTGGCCTATGATATCGGGAAACAACTGGGATGCGGGGCCCATCTTTCAGCCCTGAGCCGGACAGGGTCCAGCCAGTTCACAATAGACCAGGCCCTGGCCCTGGATGATATTAAGGAAATGGACCGGCCGGAAATATCCGCCAGGATTATTTCCATGTCCCAATGCCTGGATTTCATGCCGGCCATCATTGCCGACGAGGCGGCGGCCAAAAAAATCCGGCACGGCCAGACCCTGGAATGCCAGGGCGCCGGACTTTCAACGGATGACCATATCCGCATCATTGACGGCCAGGATGATCTGCTGGCCATTGTCCGTGCAGATAAATCCGGCCAAACCTTTAAATATTGTTGCGTTTTTAGCAGTTAACTGGTAAAAGTACCAGGCTGTATTGTTATGGTATGTTGGCGGGTAATGTACCCTGATTCTGAATGGAATATTGGATGAGGGGAGAAACCGCAAAGCAAACATACCAGTTTTATTTATTCCAATTATAAGGAGTTTTACCGTGGTATTACTTGCAGAAAACAAAGAGGAGATGATTGAAAAATTCAAGCTCCATGAATCCGACACCGGGTCCCCTGAAGTTCAGGTGGCCATTCTGACCCACAGAATCAGCTATCTGACCGAACACCTCAAGGTCCATAAAAAAGACCATCACTCAAGACGGGGGCTGCTGATTCTCGTCGGCCGGCGTAGAAGCCTGCTGGATTATGTCAAGAAAAAAGACATAAACAGATACCGCTCTTTGATCGAAAAGCTCGGACTCAGAAGGTAAAATGACACTTAAACCGGTTTTTGACGCTTTCACGGTCAAAAACCGGTTTTTTAGTTTTTCCGGGCGGCACGTTCTGGGGATGCTTTTATATAAGTTCGCATCTTTGCTATCAAACCAACCTGATCATGGACCTGAGGATTGGTCGAGGAGTTTGATGGTAAATATGCGGGTTTATAATCCTTGAAAGCATCTTTACCATAATACCGCCCTTTTTTTATTATTCACTATCATAATTCAGGAGAAATTATGGAAAAGATTGTATCAGCCGAAATCGGCGGAAAAGAATTAACCATCAGCACGGGGAAGATCGCCAAGCAGGCATCCGGGTCCGTGGTGGTCCAATACGGAGAGGCGGTTGTCCTTGTGACGGCCGTTGCTGCCAAGGACCCCAAAGAGGATATCAGCTTCCTGCCCCTGTCCGTTGAGTACCAGGAAAAAATTTATGCGGCCGGCAGAATTCCGGGCAACTATTTCAGGCGGGAGATCGGACGCCCCTCTGAAAACGAGACCTTGAATGCACGGCTCATCGACCGCCCCATCCGTCCCCTGTTCGAGGACGATTATAATTTTGAAACCCAGGTCATCGCCACGGTAATGTCTACGGACAAGCTCTGCGAGCCCGGTATCCTGGCCATGATCGGCGCTTCGGCTGCCCTGGAAATTTCAGATATCCCCTTTAACGGCCCCATTGCCGGTATTAAAGTGGGACGGGTCAACGGCGAGTTCGTTGCCAACCCCACCCCGGACCTCATGGAAAAAAGCGACATCGATCTGACCGTTGCCGGTTCAAAAACCGGTGTGGTCATGGTTGAAGGCGGTTCAGACATTGTTTCCGAGAAGGATATGCTGGATGCCATTTTCTTCGGCCATGAATCCATGCAGCCCATCATTGCCATGCAGGAAGAACTCAAGGCCGCTGTGGGCAAAGAAAAACGCCCCTTCACTCCCCCTGAACGGGATGAGCAGCTGGCTGAAAAGGTAAAGGCCTTTGCCTGGGACAAGATCCACGAAAAAGTGCAGATCAAAACCAAGATTGAACGGCAGAAGGCGATTTCCCAGCTCAAAGACGACGTCGTGGCCCAGTTTGCGGAAGAATATCCGGAACAGGTCAAGGAAATCAAAGAGGTTTTCGGCAAGAGCGTCAAAGCCGTATCCAGGGAAATTGTTCTCAAGGAAGACAAGCGCATTGACGGCCGGGCCTTTGACGAAGTCCGTCACATTGCCTGCGAGGCTGCCTGCCTGCCCCGTCCCCACGGCTCCGCCCTGTTCACCCGTGGTGAAACCCAGGTGCTTTCCACCCTTACCCTGGGCTCCGGCCTGGATGAGCAGCGTTTGGAAACCCTGAATTCCAACAACGAAACCCGGGCCTTTATGCTTCATTACAACTTCCCTCCCTATTCGGTGGGAGAAGTCAAACGCCCCGGCGGCCCGTCACGGCGTGACATCGGCCACGGCAACCTGGCCCACAGAGCGATTGCAAGAGTGCTTCCTGACCATGACAAGTTTGAATATACCATCCGCCTTGTGGGCGAGGTCATGGAATCCAACGGCTCCTCCTCCATGGGTACGGTATGCTCCGGCTGCCTGGCCCTCATGGACGGCGGCGTCCCCATCAAGGCGCCGGTATCCGGCATTGCCATGGGTCTGGTCAAGGAAGGGGATAAAACCGTTGTCCTCTCCGATATCCTGGGCGACGAAGACCACTTCGGCGACATGGATTTCAAGGTGACCGGCACCCGGGAGGGCATCACCGCCCTGCAGATGGATATCAAGATCAAAGAGCTGTCCAAAGAAATCATGGAGACCGCTTTGAACCAGGCCAAGGGCGGCCGTATCCACATCCTTGACAAGATGCTGGAAACCCTGTCCGAAGCCCGTGCGGAAATTTCTCCCTATGCACCCAAGATCGTTTCCGTCCAGATCGACAAGGACAAGATCCGTGACATCATCGGCCCCGGCGGCAAGGTGATCCGGGCGCTGCAGGCCGAGACCAACACCACCATCGAGGTGGACGACGACGGCATTGTCAAGATTGCGGCGGAGAACGAAGATGATTCCGCCAAGGCCGTGGCCATGGTCAAGGATATTGCCATGGATCCCGAGATCGGCGCCATCTACGAAGGCCCGGTTGTCAAGATCACCGACTTCGGCGCCTTTGTAAATATCAAATCCGGCACCGACGGGCTGGTCCATATTTCCGAGCTGGCCGACTACCGGGTGAAAAAGGTCACCGATG encodes:
- a CDS encoding ribosome maturation factor RimP; this translates as MGFIRQKELGRIELKVHEVAAPLFAAEKYELVHVECVTSNREKIVRLYMDKPGGVTLDDCVSVSRELGDLIDVHIEEIGSYRLEVSSPGPNRPLNTREDFLRFEGQRIKIELHEPISGQKKFTGILEKTNNDSVVIAVDGKSLEIDGMMITKAMLAGQ
- the nusA gene encoding transcription termination factor NusA, translating into MFITDIKRVIDQVSREKGIDAEVLINTLKEAIISAARKKIGPRADIEVHYDEKSGDVEVFHFKEVVEEVEYPDSELTLDEGMEYDPECEIGDSLGIRIDTEEFGRIAAQSAKQVIIQKMREAERNAVYENFIHKKGKIINGIVQRFDRGSIVINLGQAEAVLRPREQMPKENYKRGDRIRAYVLDVLEESKGAQILLSRTHPEFLVELFKTEVPEVAEGIVTIRGAARVPGIRAKVAVSSMDSDVDPVGACVGMKGNRVQNIVQELRGEKIDIVQWSPDIARFVCNALSPAEIARVIIDEDNQSMEVIVNDEYLSIAIGKGGQNVSLACEITGWHLEVTSEEDYSREVKEGYDSLMRLTGVGLPMAEVLFKAGYASLYDVLEAPVEDIAGLMGIHPEDAILVIQEAGQIIEADRLGADAFAEDGGAGELEAGGEMVEGEMPEYEDEAEESADEKDTQDEGPDDADQDEIID
- the infB gene encoding translation initiation factor IF-2; this translates as MAKVRVYELAKDLNMTNKQLLNKMKELKIQVKSHMSSLEDSAVIEIKNSLFGKKKQQTDVKVKPSVIRRRKAKAVESDVPEAEEIPVEDDEVEADTAEAPLSKETPTETPEAQAPEASTDAPEEPVAEDEKKAEPKPMAKKKTKTKSAEPAKIIRPAKVEEKPEPAPEPVAEPVQEAAPVKEAPAEKPVSAPEAPAVETAKTASADSKEEPAKTAPESEASAEEAVEATPAPETKSDPSQAAEDKAAGKKKKKKSKSTPAKIVRVADPAVLENIRRMRPSEDKKAGGNGRPAAARNGGQSQPAAPGMVMPPEPGADPRKKNWGRDLPPVDGPGAGKKKRRKKKAVVERDDLYRGRGRKKRGKKETRGKKGAFQKTQITTPKAIKRRVKIDDAIELAELAKRMGIKANEMIAKLMGMGVMATVNQTIDYDTASLVAAEFGFEVEKASFEEEALLHVTEEETDDDNMEECPPVVTIMGHVDHGKTSLLDVIRESKITSGEAGGITQHIGAYNVETPNGGRITFLDTPGHAAFTAMRSRGAKVTDIVILVVAADDGVMPQTIEAINHAKAADVPVVVAVNKMDKAGADPDRIMRELSEHDLLAEDWGGSVIFVKVSAKTGEGIDELLEMVLLQAEVLELQANPDRNASGYVVESRLDTGRGSVATVLVKQGTLKDGDPIVCGLHSGRIRAMIDDTGSRIKEAGPSMPVEIVGLTGVPDAGDEFIAVASDKDAKQIAGHRMQKQRAKELAKKSRANLEKMFENLGSAEVKELKLIVKADVQGSIEALNDSLKDLAKEEVDVKIVHSGAGTINESDVALAAVSDAIIIGFNVRPNPQIRKLAKDENVDMRFYDIIYDVINDIKAALDGMMPSTFHEIIIGRAEVRDTFVVPKIGTIAGCAITDGKVIRGKKVRLLRDGVIKCDTELSSLRRFKDDVKEVEQGFECGIGLEKYNDIKVGDAIECYEVEERKYQG
- the rbfA gene encoding 30S ribosome-binding factor RbfA, whose translation is MKPYTRADRVSNAIQTAITDLLSRKIQDPRLEMVTVSGVKLSPDLSIATVYVTVFGDDKRKQDALDGFRKSKGYIKKSIAPKLGLKFMPELRFFLDDTFDRAARLDALIDAAPKGEGREDTEDKDGEE
- the truB gene encoding tRNA pseudouridine(55) synthase TruB, whose amino-acid sequence is MKDGILVVNKPEGLSSAGVVGRLKRILKVKKIGHTGTLDPFATGVLLIAVGKATRISRFFLDGSKAYRARVTLGVETDTYDCTGRETFRADPGDLAGITEAALSRVVAGFSGVQEQVAPAYSALKHEGQPLYKLARQGKPVQKPPRQIEIHRIAMERLETSPQGLPEFNLDVHCSGGTYIRSLAYDIGKQLGCGAHLSALSRTGSSQFTIDQALALDDIKEMDRPEISARIISMSQCLDFMPAIIADEAAAKKIRHGQTLECQGAGLSTDDHIRIIDGQDDLLAIVRADKSGQTFKYCCVFSS
- the rpsO gene encoding 30S ribosomal protein S15 codes for the protein MVLLAENKEEMIEKFKLHESDTGSPEVQVAILTHRISYLTEHLKVHKKDHHSRRGLLILVGRRRSLLDYVKKKDINRYRSLIEKLGLRR
- the pnp gene encoding polyribonucleotide nucleotidyltransferase, encoding MEKIVSAEIGGKELTISTGKIAKQASGSVVVQYGEAVVLVTAVAAKDPKEDISFLPLSVEYQEKIYAAGRIPGNYFRREIGRPSENETLNARLIDRPIRPLFEDDYNFETQVIATVMSTDKLCEPGILAMIGASAALEISDIPFNGPIAGIKVGRVNGEFVANPTPDLMEKSDIDLTVAGSKTGVVMVEGGSDIVSEKDMLDAIFFGHESMQPIIAMQEELKAAVGKEKRPFTPPERDEQLAEKVKAFAWDKIHEKVQIKTKIERQKAISQLKDDVVAQFAEEYPEQVKEIKEVFGKSVKAVSREIVLKEDKRIDGRAFDEVRHIACEAACLPRPHGSALFTRGETQVLSTLTLGSGLDEQRLETLNSNNETRAFMLHYNFPPYSVGEVKRPGGPSRRDIGHGNLAHRAIARVLPDHDKFEYTIRLVGEVMESNGSSSMGTVCSGCLALMDGGVPIKAPVSGIAMGLVKEGDKTVVLSDILGDEDHFGDMDFKVTGTREGITALQMDIKIKELSKEIMETALNQAKGGRIHILDKMLETLSEARAEISPYAPKIVSVQIDKDKIRDIIGPGGKVIRALQAETNTTIEVDDDGIVKIAAENEDDSAKAVAMVKDIAMDPEIGAIYEGPVVKITDFGAFVNIKSGTDGLVHISELADYRVKKVTDVVKEGEVIKVKVLDITRDGKIKLSYKAAKKDEEEQNKK